In Aegilops tauschii subsp. strangulata cultivar AL8/78 chromosome 3, Aet v6.0, whole genome shotgun sequence, one genomic interval encodes:
- the LOC123497788 gene encoding E3 ubiquitin-protein ligase SINA-like 11, with amino-acid sequence MESWRAASGRPPLCGVVSGEALPAVLLALHGDVGPTIASALWGIPYVRLAMTSSQRSVPLLLPSHCLQSLPHGRRDVVESIKVACSNGNHGCTARITYYRKEEHEKGCPHAPCFCPETGCSFSGSTARLLEHFFGKHKWHSPKVTYNKAFQTRFHLGSTVLVGEDGHLFLVNMTMEPLGGVISVCCVQPHFTGSKFKCRLAFSCVEPSYSRATEFLTRGTNLYDGFPKDCFPFLVLKMLLRGTGASTIAMMGVTVTPQ; translated from the exons ATGGAGTCGTGGCGAGCAGCGAGCGGCCGGCCACCTCTGTGCGGTGTGGTGAGCGGCGAGGCTCTCCCAGCGGTGCTGCTGGCTCTTCATGGAGATGTGGGTCCGACCATTGCAAG TGCACTGTGGGGCATACCATATGTTCGTCTTGCCATGACAAGCTCCCAGAGAAGTGTGCCACTTCTGCTCCCTTCCCACTGTCTACAGTCGCTACCACATGGTAGAAGAGATGTGGTTGAATCCATCAAAGTTGCTTGCTCCAATGGCAATCATGGATGCACTGCAAGGATAACCTACTACCGGAAGGAAGAACACGAGAAAGGTTGCCCACATGCACCATGTTTCTGCCCTGAAACCGGCTGCAGCTTCAGCGGATCAACTGCAAGGCTCCTGGAGCATTTTTTCGGCAAGCACAAGTGGCACTCACCAAAAGTTACATACAACAAGGCATTCCAGACCCGCTTTCATCTGGGATCAACTGTTCTGGTAGGCGAGGATGGCCACCTCTTCCTGGTTAACATGACAATGGAGCCCCTCGGCGGTGTCATCTCAGTTTGCTGCGTCCAGCCTCACTTTACTGGATCCAAATTCAAGTGCAGGCTGGCATTCTCGTGCGTTGAACCAAGCTACTCTCGGGCTACGGAGTTCTTAACGAGGGGCACTAATCTGTATGATGGGTTTCCCAAAGATTGCTTCCCCTTCCTTGTGCTGAAGATGTTGCTTCGGGGCACCGGTGCAAGCACCATAGCCATGATGGGGGTGACCGTGACACCACAATAG